Proteins co-encoded in one Streptococcus pyogenes genomic window:
- the queA gene encoding tRNA preQ1(34) S-adenosylmethionine ribosyltransferase-isomerase QueA, which yields MNTNNFDFELPEELIAQTPLEKRDSSKLLIIDHRQKTMVDSHFDHIIDQLNPGDALVMNNTRVLPARLYGEKPDTHGHVELLLLKNTQGDQWEVLAKPAKRLKVGSQVNFGDGRLKATIIDELEHGGRIVEFSYDGIFLEVLESLGEMPLPPYIHEKLEDAERYQTVYAKENGSAAAPTAGLHFTTDLLKKIEAKGVHLVYLTLHVGLGTFRPVSVDNLDEHDMHSEFYSLSEEAAQTLRDVKQAGGRVVAVGTTSIRTLETIGGKFQGDIQADSGWTNIFIKPGYQFKVVDAFSTNFHLPKSTLVMLVSAFAGRDFVLEAYRHAVDEKYRFFSFGDAMFVN from the coding sequence ATGAATACTAACAATTTTGATTTTGAGTTACCAGAAGAATTGATTGCCCAAACCCCACTCGAAAAAAGAGACAGTTCAAAACTATTGATTATTGATCACCGTCAAAAAACTATGGTTGATAGCCATTTTGACCATATCATTGATCAATTAAATCCAGGGGATGCCCTCGTCATGAATAACACCCGTGTCTTGCCTGCCAGACTTTATGGAGAAAAACCCGATACTCATGGTCATGTGGAATTGCTTTTGCTTAAAAATACACAAGGAGATCAATGGGAAGTTTTAGCCAAGCCAGCCAAACGGCTCAAGGTTGGTAGCCAAGTCAATTTTGGAGATGGGCGTCTCAAAGCCACCATTATCGACGAATTAGAACATGGTGGACGAATTGTTGAATTCAGCTATGATGGGATTTTCTTAGAAGTTTTAGAGAGCCTCGGCGAAATGCCATTGCCTCCTTATATTCACGAAAAATTAGAGGATGCTGAGCGATACCAAACCGTTTATGCTAAAGAAAATGGCTCTGCGGCCGCCCCAACTGCTGGTCTCCACTTCACAACAGACTTGCTCAAAAAAATCGAAGCCAAAGGGGTACATTTGGTTTATTTGACCCTACATGTAGGGCTTGGGACTTTTAGACCTGTTTCCGTGGATAACCTCGATGAGCATGATATGCATTCGGAATTTTATTCCCTCTCAGAAGAAGCAGCGCAAACCCTAAGAGACGTCAAACAAGCTGGCGGTCGTGTTGTCGCTGTAGGAACCACCTCTATTCGTACGTTGGAAACCATCGGAGGTAAGTTCCAAGGGGACATTCAAGCTGATTCAGGTTGGACCAATATTTTTATTAAACCAGGCTACCAATTCAAGGTAGTTGATGCTTTTTCAACTAATTTCCATCTTCCAAAATCAACCCTTGTGATGCTAGTATCAGCCTTTGCAGGGCGTGACTTTGTCCTTGAAGCTTACAGACACGCGGTTGACGAAAAGTATCGTTTCTTTAGCTTTGGCGATGCCATGTTTGTCAACTAA
- a CDS encoding DUF3114 domain-containing protein, whose protein sequence is MKLLGKWLFFLMFLTFCVSFWQKDYQRIAFEKEHKLYQDLVAPFYQNYPKLRELQLSEAIKLRHDLLDYVRKLDKDGWSYKAIQKGYLEQLAVRGNSYHFEQLYSRIRLIGSPDFQKLWQQEEMAQTPQEAQKRLQLLLTYLKMPDELTGQSKQTQQVLAQLSPKLSPTDPFWDQLSTLIQAYYVNLEHIPYSRFNRKIHQLRYLISTQQTEWVRSHYGNKGKTDADALAKYLATLEDDDYALYESSRYHNKVASILDANGNHQAVYTDNIPQANYKILIHFHSEFILSESGQFLVALDPDNLTRNSIVNGSSFNYGNQNDDLHRLLDIDPILLFDPAFIEKAINSPDATFLVPDLEQQRDKHNPIYSRNGKSSKQLTRAAVKKFKKLLHHYQETRGDNKTSKTQH, encoded by the coding sequence ATGAAATTACTTGGAAAATGGCTATTCTTCTTGATGTTTCTGACTTTTTGCGTCAGTTTTTGGCAGAAAGACTATCAGCGGATTGCCTTTGAAAAAGAACACAAACTTTATCAAGATTTAGTGGCACCTTTTTACCAAAACTATCCTAAATTACGAGAACTCCAGCTTTCAGAAGCTATTAAATTACGCCACGACTTGCTTGATTATGTTCGAAAGCTCGATAAGGACGGATGGTCCTATAAAGCCATCCAAAAAGGATACCTTGAACAACTCGCTGTTAGAGGAAACTCTTATCATTTCGAACAACTTTATAGTCGCATTCGCCTGATAGGATCACCTGACTTTCAAAAGCTCTGGCAACAAGAGGAGATGGCACAGACGCCTCAAGAAGCTCAAAAACGGTTACAACTGCTCTTGACGTATTTAAAGATGCCAGACGAGTTGACAGGACAATCAAAACAAACACAGCAAGTATTGGCACAATTAAGTCCAAAGCTATCGCCAACAGATCCTTTTTGGGACCAATTATCTACCCTGATTCAGGCTTATTATGTTAATCTCGAACACATTCCTTATAGCCGTTTTAATCGGAAAATTCATCAACTCCGTTACCTCATATCAACCCAGCAAACGGAGTGGGTTCGCTCACATTATGGGAATAAAGGGAAAACCGATGCGGATGCCTTAGCCAAATATTTGGCTACTCTAGAAGATGACGATTATGCTCTTTATGAATCTTCTAGATACCATAATAAGGTTGCTAGTATTTTAGATGCTAATGGCAATCATCAGGCAGTCTATACAGACAATATTCCTCAAGCCAACTATAAGATTTTAATTCATTTTCACTCAGAGTTTATTTTGTCAGAATCTGGACAATTTTTAGTAGCACTAGATCCTGATAACCTAACGCGAAATAGTATTGTCAATGGTTCTTCTTTCAATTATGGCAACCAAAACGATGACTTGCACCGTCTGCTTGATATTGACCCTATTCTGCTTTTTGATCCGGCTTTTATTGAAAAAGCAATTAATAGTCCTGATGCAACTTTTCTAGTTCCCGATTTAGAACAGCAAAGGGATAAGCACAATCCCATTTACAGCAGAAATGGCAAATCATCTAAGCAGCTAACACGCGCTGCCGTTAAAAAATTCAAAAAATTGCTTCACCATTATCAAGAAACAAGAGGTGACAATAAGACCTCAAAAACACAGCATTAA
- a CDS encoding serine hydrolase, whose protein sequence is MTERFDITETDYEYDQEHHAYVAQFNGAMSIPDMQEYSLVYSENTPAYALAERLGGMNKAYQLFDRYGKVSGAITTIDRNGNKITTAYYLQVLDYLWQHQDKYKDILYYIGESFPDLYYKTYLPHVKVYQKPGYVREALNVGAIVCEESPYLIALYSSGLGGATQASEEVNGLGYVQLVQLPYVINEWYRGNLNMI, encoded by the coding sequence ATGACAGAGCGTTTTGACATTACAGAAACTGATTATGAATATGATCAGGAACATCATGCCTATGTTGCTCAGTTCAATGGTGCCATGTCTATTCCGGATATGCAAGAATATTCCTTGGTGTACTCAGAAAACACGCCAGCTTATGCTCTAGCAGAACGATTGGGTGGCATGAATAAGGCTTACCAATTATTTGACCGCTACGGGAAGGTATCCGGGGCTATTACGACCATTGATCGTAATGGCAATAAAATCACCACCGCTTACTATTTGCAAGTTTTGGATTACTTGTGGCAGCATCAGGATAAATATAAGGATATCTTGTACTACATTGGTGAATCTTTCCCTGATTTGTATTACAAGACTTATTTGCCTCATGTAAAGGTTTATCAAAAACCGGGTTATGTCAGAGAAGCCTTAAATGTAGGTGCCATTGTTTGCGAAGAGTCTCCTTATTTGATTGCTCTTTATTCATCTGGTTTGGGTGGAGCAACACAAGCATCAGAGGAAGTCAATGGCCTTGGTTATGTGCAGCTTGTTCAGCTACCATATGTAATTAATGAGTGGTATAGAGGCAATCTCAACATGATCTAA
- a CDS encoding serine hydrolase has product MDADLAQMDVLGLYYDDNHLSLVNTVKAYLKEFGIGESQIAFSYKDLNSGRTAAMNDHQPMIAGSTYKLPLNMLVVDKANYP; this is encoded by the coding sequence ATGGATGCAGATTTAGCGCAAATGGATGTCTTAGGGCTCTATTACGATGACAACCATTTGAGTTTGGTCAATACGGTCAAGGCGTATTTAAAGGAATTTGGCATTGGTGAATCCCAAATTGCCTTTTCCTACAAAGACCTCAATTCAGGCAGGACTGCTGCCATGAATGACCATCAGCCAATGATTGCAGGAAGCACCTATAAGCTGCCATTAAACATGCTGGTGGTAGATAAGGCAAATTATCCATGA
- the sodA gene encoding superoxide dismutase SodA: MAIILPELPYAYDALEPQFDAETMTLHHDKHHATYVANTNAALEKHPEIGENLEELLADVTKIPEDIRQTLINNGGGHLNHALFWELLSPEKQDVTPDVAQAIDDAFGSFDAFKEQFTAAATGRFGSGWAWLVVNKEGQLEITSTANQDTPISEGKKPILALDVWEHAYYLNYRNVRPNYIKAFFEIVNWKKVSELYQAAK; the protein is encoded by the coding sequence ATGGCTATTATTTTACCAGAACTTCCATACGCGTATGATGCTCTTGAACCACAGTTTGATGCGGAGACAATGACTCTTCATCATGATAAACACCATGCCACTTATGTCGCTAATACCAATGCGGCTTTAGAAAAACACCCAGAGATCGGAGAAAATCTGGAGGAACTATTGGCAGATGTCACTAAGATTCCAGAAGATATTCGTCAAACCTTAATTAATAATGGTGGCGGACACCTAAACCATGCGCTTTTCTGGGAACTATTATCACCTGAAAAACAAGACGTCACTCCTGATGTTGCACAAGCCATTGATGATGCTTTTGGGTCATTTGACGCCTTTAAAGAACAATTTACAGCAGCTGCTACTGGACGTTTTGGTTCAGGTTGGGCATGGTTAGTTGTTAATAAAGAAGGACAACTCGAAATCACATCAACCGCTAACCAAGATACTCCAATTTCAGAAGGCAAAAAACCAATTCTAGCGCTTGATGTGTGGGAGCATGCTTACTACTTGAATTATCGTAATGTACGTCCAAATTATATCAAAGCTTTCTTTGAAATCGTTAATTGGAAAAAAGTATCAGAACTTTACCAAGCCGCTAAATAA
- the holA gene encoding DNA polymerase III subunit delta: MIAIEKIEKLSKENLGLITLVTGDDIGQYSQLKSRLMEQIAFDKDDLAYSYFDMSEAAYQDAEMDLVSLPFFAEQKVVIFDHLLDITTNKKSFLKEKDLKAFEAYLENPLETTRLIIFAPGKLDSKRRLVKLLKRDALVLEANPLKEAELRTYFQKYSHQLGLGFESGAFDQLLLKSNDDFSQIMKNMAFLKAYKKTGNISLTDIEQAIPKSLQDNIFDLTRLVLGGKIDAARDLIHDLRLSGEDDIKLIAIMLGQFRLFLQLTILARDVKNEQQLVISLSDILGRRVNPYQVKYALKDSRTLSLAFLTGAVKTLIETDYQIKTGLYEKSYLVDIALLKIMTHSQK, encoded by the coding sequence ATGATTGCGATAGAAAAGATTGAAAAACTGAGTAAAGAAAATTTGGGTCTTATAACCCTTGTCACAGGAGATGACATTGGTCAGTATAGCCAGTTGAAATCCCGCTTAATGGAGCAGATTGCTTTTGATAAGGATGATTTGGCCTATTCTTACTTTGATATGTCTGAGGCCGCTTATCAGGATGCAGAAATGGATCTAGTGAGCCTACCCTTCTTTGCTGAGCAGAAGGTGGTTATTTTTGACCATTTGTTAGATATCACGACCAATAAAAAAAGTTTCTTAAAAGAAAAAGACCTAAAGGCCTTTGAAGCCTATTTAGAAAATCCCTTAGAGACTACTCGACTAATTATCTTTGCTCCAGGTAAATTGGATAGTAAGAGACGGCTTGTTAAGCTTTTGAAACGTGATGCCCTTGTTTTAGAAGCCAACCCTCTGAAAGAAGCAGAGCTAAGAACTTATTTTCAAAAATACAGTCATCAACTGGGTTTAGGTTTCGAGAGTGGTGCCTTTGACCAATTACTTTTGAAATCAAACGATGATTTTAGTCAAATCATGAAAAACATGGCCTTTTTAAAAGCCTATAAAAAAACGGGAAATATTAGCCTAACTGATATTGAGCAAGCCATTCCTAAAAGTTTACAAGATAATATTTTCGATCTGACTAGACTTGTCCTAGGAGGTAAAATTGATGCGGCTAGAGATTTGATTCATGATTTACGGTTATCTGGAGAAGATGACATTAAATTAATCGCTATCATGCTAGGCCAATTTCGCTTATTTTTGCAGCTGACTATTCTTGCTAGAGATGTAAAAAACGAGCAACAACTAGTGATTAGTTTATCAGATATTCTTGGGCGGCGGGTTAATCCTTACCAGGTCAAGTATGCGTTAAAGGATTCTAGGACCTTATCTCTTGCCTTTCTAACAGGAGCGGTGAAAACCTTGATTGAGACAGATTACCAGATAAAAACAGGACTTTATGAGAAGAGTTATCTAGTTGATATTGCTCTCTTAAAAATCATGACTCACTCTCAAAAATAG
- a CDS encoding DNA internalization-related competence protein ComEC/Rec2, whose amino-acid sequence MTFSWTKLVPLSKIQFAFLILVFFYQIHSPSWLTFLLSLSLICLLVKRLSKKEFLGVFAILSFCALFLLYQKQQLVQKLEIQPVQITSVALVPDSIRINGDQLAVLGRHGKHSYQLFYRLKSQAEAQLFKKEHRWLVMHAKVTLEKAEEVRNFKGFNYQTFLTYQGIYRIGKVEQIEQLEVISPESICDYLSSLRRRAIVHCQQHFPRPMSHYLTGLLFGYLDKSFGEMTDYYSQLGIIHLFALSGMQVGFFLTCFRRVLLLLAVPLEWIKWIELPFACFYAALTGYSISVIRSLVQSQLRHLGIKGLDNLACTFLLVFLWDAHFLMTVGGVLTFSYAFLLTVVTVEELSGAKRQLVQVLTISLGILPFLLFYFSSFNPMSMVLTGLLSYLFDLFILPLLCLVFCLSPLVTVSICNHLFILLEKVIQFLGNTFNSSLVFGSPTSWHLLILVISFAIFYDYRQVRQRVITCGLVIALTLLSVKYPLTNEVTFIDIGQGDSILVREWTGKNLLIDVGGRPFFSSKEHWRRGHHVANAQKTLIPYLKSRGIHTIDQLLVTHADTDHMGDIEVVAKAIRIKEILTSQGSLSHPSFVRRLRRLKCHVRVLAAGDQLPIMGSVLQVLYPWQLGDGKNNDSLVLYGRLLNRTFLFTGDLEKEGENEIIKRYPQLRVDYLKAGHHGSNTSSSAAFLDHIQPKVAFISAGKNNRYQHPHRETLARLEDRQITYYRTDTQGAIRLTGRTSWHLETVR is encoded by the coding sequence ATGACATTTTCTTGGACTAAGCTAGTGCCCCTGTCAAAGATTCAATTTGCTTTTTTAATCTTGGTTTTCTTTTATCAAATCCATAGCCCTAGCTGGTTAACGTTTCTCCTTAGCCTTAGTTTGATTTGCTTACTTGTCAAGCGTTTGTCTAAAAAAGAATTTCTCGGTGTCTTTGCCATCCTTAGTTTCTGTGCTTTGTTTTTGCTGTATCAGAAACAGCAGTTGGTTCAAAAACTGGAAATTCAGCCAGTACAAATAACCTCTGTAGCATTAGTTCCTGATAGTATTCGGATTAATGGTGATCAATTAGCTGTTCTTGGACGTCACGGGAAACATTCTTATCAGTTATTTTACCGTTTGAAAAGCCAAGCAGAAGCCCAATTGTTCAAGAAAGAGCACCGTTGGTTAGTGATGCACGCAAAAGTGACATTGGAAAAAGCTGAGGAAGTTCGAAATTTTAAAGGCTTTAATTATCAGACTTTTTTGACTTATCAAGGAATTTACAGGATAGGGAAGGTAGAGCAAATAGAACAGCTTGAAGTGATTTCACCCGAGTCAATATGTGACTATTTGTCCTCTTTAAGACGACGAGCCATTGTTCATTGCCAGCAGCATTTTCCAAGACCTATGTCTCACTACCTGACGGGCCTCCTTTTTGGTTATTTAGATAAGTCGTTTGGTGAGATGACAGATTATTATAGTCAGTTGGGTATCATTCATCTCTTTGCTTTATCAGGGATGCAGGTTGGCTTCTTTCTCACTTGTTTTAGAAGGGTGTTGCTATTACTCGCAGTTCCTTTGGAATGGATAAAATGGATAGAGCTTCCTTTTGCTTGCTTTTATGCCGCGTTGACAGGTTATAGTATTTCTGTTATTCGAAGCCTCGTGCAGTCGCAGTTGCGTCATTTAGGAATAAAAGGATTAGACAATCTGGCTTGTACTTTTTTACTTGTCTTTTTATGGGATGCTCATTTCTTAATGACTGTTGGTGGCGTATTAACGTTTAGCTATGCTTTTTTGTTAACAGTGGTTACTGTTGAAGAATTATCAGGAGCTAAAAGACAGTTGGTACAAGTCTTGACCATTTCCCTAGGAATATTACCATTTTTGCTCTTTTATTTTTCCAGTTTTAACCCAATGTCAATGGTCTTAACAGGGCTCTTGTCTTATCTCTTTGACCTTTTTATTTTGCCCCTTCTTTGTCTGGTTTTTTGTCTATCCCCTTTGGTGACTGTCTCAATATGTAACCATCTTTTTATTTTATTAGAAAAAGTCATTCAATTTCTCGGAAATACTTTCAATAGTTCCCTTGTTTTTGGAAGCCCGACCAGTTGGCACTTGCTTATCTTGGTGATTAGCTTCGCTATTTTTTATGATTATCGGCAGGTGCGACAACGAGTTATCACTTGCGGTTTGGTTATAGCGTTGACACTTTTGTCTGTCAAATATCCTTTGACCAATGAAGTGACCTTTATCGACATTGGCCAGGGAGATAGTATTTTGGTGAGGGAGTGGACAGGGAAAAATCTCTTAATAGATGTAGGTGGGCGCCCTTTCTTTTCTTCAAAAGAGCACTGGCGACGAGGACATCACGTAGCTAATGCTCAGAAAACCTTAATTCCTTACTTAAAAAGTAGAGGTATTCACACAATTGACCAACTATTAGTAACTCACGCAGATACTGATCATATGGGGGATATCGAAGTGGTTGCCAAAGCTATTCGGATAAAGGAGATTTTGACTAGTCAAGGCAGTTTAAGCCATCCAAGCTTTGTTAGGCGGCTAAGGCGTTTAAAATGTCACGTTAGAGTTTTAGCAGCTGGAGACCAGTTGCCTATTATGGGAAGTGTCTTACAGGTACTCTACCCTTGGCAGTTAGGGGACGGGAAAAATAACGATTCTTTGGTACTTTATGGCAGGCTCTTAAATCGAACTTTTCTTTTCACAGGTGACTTGGAAAAAGAGGGGGAAAACGAGATCATAAAACGTTATCCTCAACTAAGAGTAGATTATTTAAAAGCAGGTCACCATGGATCAAATACCTCTTCTAGTGCAGCTTTTTTAGACCATATTCAGCCTAAAGTGGCCTTTATTTCTGCTGGAAAAAATAACCGTTATCAGCATCCTCACAGAGAAACCTTAGCCCGTTTGGAAGACAGACAAATCACTTATTACCGAACGGATACGCAAGGAGCTATTCGTTTGACTGGTCGGACAAGCTGGCATCTTGAAACGGTTCGTTAG
- a CDS encoding ComEA family DNA-binding protein: MLDELLIKGKSFLRERYFLPYLISLLLGLFLILSFSFLFWGNRQSKAAVPALREISPVKQQVSEEKKEIQEDSSILVDLKGAVQKEGVYKLTASSRVRDVIELAGGLTSEADKHAINFAEKLTDEQVVYVPKQGEEISVLPRSLVSGKKETASKDQSKVHINKASLEELQHIPGIGAKRAQDIIDMRDKLGGFKALEDLRQVSGIGEKTLEKLKDDIFLD; the protein is encoded by the coding sequence ATGTTAGACGAATTATTAATTAAAGGAAAATCGTTTTTGAGAGAGCGGTATTTTCTGCCATACCTAATTAGTCTTTTATTAGGACTTTTTCTAATACTAAGCTTCAGTTTTTTGTTCTGGGGAAATAGGCAGAGCAAGGCAGCCGTTCCTGCTTTGAGAGAAATATCGCCTGTGAAACAGCAGGTTAGTGAAGAAAAAAAGGAAATTCAAGAAGATAGCAGTATTTTAGTGGATTTAAAAGGCGCCGTACAAAAAGAGGGAGTTTATAAGCTAACTGCTAGCAGTCGTGTGCGAGATGTCATTGAACTAGCTGGAGGCCTAACTTCAGAAGCTGATAAACATGCTATTAATTTTGCAGAAAAACTAACTGATGAGCAAGTTGTTTATGTACCTAAACAAGGAGAAGAGATTTCTGTGCTACCAAGATCATTAGTTTCTGGTAAAAAAGAAACTGCCAGCAAGGATCAGTCAAAGGTTCATATTAATAAGGCCAGCTTAGAAGAACTACAACATATCCCAGGTATTGGTGCTAAAAGAGCTCAGGATATTATTGATATGAGAGATAAGTTAGGTGGTTTTAAAGCGTTAGAAGATCTCCGTCAGGTTTCGGGGATTGGCGAAAAAACGCTCGAGAAATTAAAAGATGACATTTTCTTGGACTAA
- a CDS encoding lysophospholipid acyltransferase family protein — protein sequence MFYAYLRGLVVFLLWVVNGNAHYHHEEKMLDASENYILVAPHRTFWDPVYMAFAARPKQFIFMAKKELFANRLFAWWIKMCGAFPIDRDKPSPDAIRYPVNMLKKSNRSLLMFPSGSRHSQEVKGGVAVIAKLAKVKIMPAAYQGPMSVKGLLAGERVDMTFGNPIDVSDIKRMNDEGIAEVANRIQAEFDRIDDELAPFQPGKARNPLTYLYRLPLGLVLVVVLLLTMLFSYIASFVWNPDKHRH from the coding sequence GTGTTTTACGCTTACTTACGCGGTTTAGTAGTCTTTTTATTATGGGTTGTCAATGGCAATGCCCACTACCATCATGAAGAAAAGATGTTAGATGCTTCTGAGAATTATATTCTGGTAGCACCCCATCGAACCTTTTGGGATCCAGTTTACATGGCATTTGCAGCACGTCCTAAGCAGTTTATTTTTATGGCTAAAAAAGAGTTGTTTGCAAATCGTCTCTTTGCTTGGTGGATTAAAATGTGTGGTGCTTTTCCTATTGATCGTGACAAACCGAGTCCAGATGCTATTCGTTACCCTGTTAATATGCTCAAAAAGAGCAATCGTTCTCTTCTTATGTTTCCAAGTGGAAGTAGGCATTCGCAAGAGGTCAAAGGAGGGGTCGCTGTGATTGCTAAATTGGCTAAGGTCAAGATTATGCCAGCAGCCTATCAGGGGCCTATGTCGGTCAAGGGATTACTAGCGGGAGAACGGGTTGACATGACTTTTGGGAATCCCATTGACGTCTCAGATATTAAACGCATGAATGATGAAGGGATTGCTGAGGTGGCAAACCGTATTCAGGCAGAGTTTGATCGGATTGATGACGAGTTGGCACCTTTCCAACCAGGCAAAGCAAGGAACCCTTTAACTTATCTCTACCGTTTACCATTAGGATTGGTTTTGGTGGTGGTATTATTATTAACCATGTTATTTTCCTATATTGCTAGTTTTGTTTGGAATCCAGATAAACATCGCCATTAA
- a CDS encoding tRNA1(Val) (adenine(37)-N6)-methyltransferase yields MIKAILKEGERIDQLFSSDVGIIQNKDVFSYSIDSVLLSRFPKMPSKGLIVDLCSGNGAVGLFASTRTKAAIVEVELQERLADMGQRSIQLNQLEDQVTMICDDLKNLLNHVPRSGVDLMLCNPPYFKSHESSKKNVSEHYLLARHEVTTNLEEICQVARHALKSNGRLAMVHRPDRFLEIIDSLRANGLAPKRVQFVYPKLGKSANMLLIEAIKDGSIEGMTILPPLVVHKENGEYTDHIFEIYFGAASKGKPNHDH; encoded by the coding sequence ATGATAAAAGCAATCTTAAAAGAAGGCGAACGTATTGATCAACTCTTTTCAAGTGATGTTGGCATTATTCAAAACAAGGATGTCTTTAGTTACTCTATTGATAGCGTCCTCTTATCCCGCTTCCCCAAGATGCCTTCCAAAGGGTTAATTGTGGATTTGTGCTCAGGAAATGGGGCGGTTGGCTTATTTGCTAGCACTAGAACCAAGGCAGCCATCGTTGAAGTAGAATTACAAGAACGGCTTGCTGATATGGGACAACGCTCTATCCAGCTCAATCAACTGGAAGACCAAGTAACCATGATTTGTGATGATTTAAAAAACCTCCTAAACCATGTGCCACGTTCAGGAGTTGATTTGATGCTCTGCAATCCCCCTTACTTTAAAAGTCACGAAAGTTCTAAGAAGAACGTCTCTGAACATTATTTACTGGCTCGTCATGAAGTGACCACTAATTTAGAAGAGATTTGTCAGGTAGCCCGTCATGCCCTTAAATCAAATGGTCGTCTGGCAATGGTTCATCGACCAGATCGATTCTTGGAAATTATAGATAGCCTTAGAGCTAATGGTCTTGCCCCTAAAAGGGTACAATTTGTCTATCCTAAATTAGGTAAATCAGCTAATATGTTACTTATTGAAGCAATCAAAGACGGTTCTATTGAAGGGATGACTATTTTACCTCCTTTAGTTGTCCACAAGGAAAACGGAGAATACACTGATCATATTTTTGAGATTTATTTTGGTGCTGCTTCCAAAGGAAAACCTAATCATGACCACTAA
- a CDS encoding GIY-YIG nuclease family protein, with translation MTTKKAYMYVLECVDKTLYTGYTTDLKKRLATHNAGKGAKYTRYRLPVSLLYYEVFDSKEAAMSAEALFKKRKTRSQKLAYIATHQKEKKNH, from the coding sequence ATGACCACTAAAAAAGCTTATATGTATGTGTTAGAATGTGTTGATAAAACCCTCTACACTGGTTATACAACTGATTTGAAAAAACGCTTAGCTACACATAACGCAGGAAAGGGGGCTAAATATACTCGCTACCGGTTACCTGTTTCTTTACTTTATTACGAAGTGTTTGATAGCAAAGAGGCTGCGATGAGCGCTGAAGCACTCTTTAAAAAACGAAAAACAAGAAGCCAGAAATTGGCCTATATTGCTACTCATCAAAAAGAAAAGAAAAATCATTGA